A single genomic interval of Syntrophobotulus glycolicus DSM 8271 harbors:
- a CDS encoding ABC transporter ATP-binding protein translates to MSKMIEVSGLTKSYGEIRAVRGIDFDVEQGQLFAFLGPNGAGKSTTIDILCTLLKADSGRVVINGHVLGGADSRIRSSIGVVFQDHLLDPLLTVRENLMTRGSFYKIPRAVLREKVGQAAQSAGVTDFIDRRYGSLSGGQRRRADIARALVNAPKILFLDEPTTGLDPQTRGNIWQTIRTLQSENKMTVLMTTHYMEEAARADYVVIIDHGLLVAQGTPDELRHRYTSDTLRMTAPDADGLKAVLDGLGVDYTASGIQFTLKLKSTVDSVAILARCQEYLTHIEVQSGTMDDVFIAITGKEIRE, encoded by the coding sequence ATGAGCAAAATGATCGAGGTATCCGGGCTCACGAAATCTTACGGGGAGATCAGGGCTGTCAGGGGCATTGATTTTGATGTGGAGCAGGGCCAGTTATTTGCCTTTTTGGGTCCGAACGGCGCCGGCAAATCCACGACAATTGACATTTTATGTACACTGCTGAAAGCGGACAGCGGCAGGGTGGTGATCAACGGCCACGTGCTTGGCGGCGCTGATTCCAGGATCCGCTCCTCAATCGGCGTCGTGTTTCAGGATCATCTGTTAGACCCCCTGCTCACGGTGCGGGAAAATCTTATGACGCGCGGCAGCTTTTACAAAATACCGCGGGCCGTGTTAAGGGAAAAGGTCGGACAGGCCGCACAATCAGCCGGGGTGACGGATTTCATCGATCGCCGGTACGGCAGTCTTTCCGGCGGGCAGCGGCGGAGAGCGGATATTGCCAGAGCACTGGTCAACGCGCCGAAAATCCTGTTTCTCGACGAGCCGACGACAGGACTTGACCCCCAGACGAGGGGAAATATCTGGCAGACTATCCGTACCCTGCAGTCCGAGAACAAGATGACCGTGTTGATGACCACGCATTACATGGAGGAGGCCGCACGTGCCGATTATGTAGTCATTATTGATCACGGGCTGCTTGTCGCCCAAGGTACGCCGGACGAGCTGCGGCATCGCTACACTTCCGACACCCTGCGGATGACCGCTCCGGACGCGGACGGCTTGAAAGCTGTGCTGGACGGGCTGGGTGTCGATTATACCGCCTCCGGCATCCAGTTTACGCTCAAGCTGAAAAGCACAGTGGATTCAGTGGCTATCCTGGCCAGATGCCAGGAATATCTGACCCACATCGAGGTGCAGAGCGGCACGATGGACGATGTGTTTATCGCCATTACCGGAAAGGAGATCAGAGAATGA
- a CDS encoding ABC transporter permease, translated as MRNLNVFFRDKTSVFFSLLGVLIIIGLYVLFLGDLVISDLGEIKGARFLIDSWIMAGVLAVSSITAALGAFGTMVDDKAKKVIKDFNASPLSRRSLTAGYIASSFVIGVILTLVALVFAELYIVAYGGRLLDLPAALRLIGVILLSVLSSSSMVCLLVSFLSSMNAFGTASTIIGTLIGFLTGTYIPIGIFPDPIQTVIRLFPVSHSGVLFRQLMMDVPLRESFAGAPSSAANAFREEMGVVFTYGGNVFPWWGSVLVLAATALVFYSLALFRLTRKSR; from the coding sequence GTGCGCAACCTGAACGTTTTTTTCCGGGATAAGACAAGCGTGTTTTTTTCACTGCTCGGAGTCCTCATCATCATCGGGCTGTATGTACTGTTTTTAGGAGATCTCGTTATCTCAGACCTGGGTGAGATAAAAGGGGCGCGCTTCCTCATTGACAGCTGGATCATGGCGGGTGTCCTCGCGGTATCCTCGATCACGGCTGCCCTCGGCGCGTTCGGCACCATGGTCGATGACAAGGCAAAGAAGGTGATCAAGGATTTTAACGCCTCCCCCTTAAGCCGGCGTTCCCTGACCGCCGGTTATATCGCCAGCTCCTTTGTCATCGGCGTCATTCTGACTCTGGTTGCTTTGGTGTTTGCTGAACTCTATATCGTGGCCTACGGCGGGCGGCTGCTCGATTTACCGGCTGCGCTCAGGCTGATCGGCGTCATTCTCCTTTCCGTGCTTTCCTCAAGCTCGATGGTCTGCCTGCTCGTCTCTTTTTTAAGCAGTATGAACGCCTTCGGCACAGCAAGTACGATCATCGGTACGCTGATCGGATTTTTGACGGGAACGTATATCCCGATCGGCATATTCCCGGACCCGATCCAGACCGTCATTCGGCTTTTCCCCGTATCCCACTCGGGCGTGTTATTCCGGCAGCTGATGATGGACGTGCCCCTGCGGGAATCCTTTGCAGGCGCGCCTTCTTCGGCGGCCAATGCCTTCAGGGAAGAGATGGGCGTTGTCTTCACCTACGGGGGCAATGTCTTCCCGTGGTGGGGAAGCGTGCTGGTTCTGGCCGCCACCGCTCTGGTCTTTTATTCGCTTGCGCTTTTCAGGCTCACGCGAAAAAGCAGATAA
- the nirJ1 gene encoding putative heme d1 biosynthesis radical SAM protein NirJ1, with translation MISITKLLFDTEYFGDSLRYSRDSKNARHGTTEGSGPVVVWNSTRTCNLHCVHCYMDSDAENDENELSTEEAKKLISDLAEFKVPVLLFSGGEPLIRPDFFELAAYAAAQGIRPTLSTNGTLITAEAARKIKQIGVGYVGISLDGLREVNDKFRGKEGAFAAAMEGIQNCVAAGQRVGLRFTINRNNVQELDRIFDFIEAEKIDRACFYHLVYSGRGRGMVTDDISPQESRQAMDTIIRRTRDFQQRGLNKEILTVDNHSDGVYLYLSALKENPERAERIKTLIGRSGGNRSGIAFGEVDPYGEVHPDQFTRHISLGNVREKKFGEIWTDMSRPLLAALKDRKPFLKGRCARCRFLSLCNGNFRARAEAVTGDFWASDPACYLTDEEVLPNSGAGEENLMEKAGLEP, from the coding sequence ATGATCAGTATCACGAAGCTGTTATTCGATACCGAGTATTTCGGGGATTCCCTGCGCTATAGCCGGGACAGCAAGAATGCCAGGCATGGGACGACCGAAGGGTCCGGCCCGGTCGTGGTTTGGAATTCGACCCGGACGTGCAATTTGCACTGCGTGCATTGTTATATGGATTCCGATGCGGAAAACGACGAGAATGAGCTCTCCACGGAAGAAGCGAAAAAGCTGATCTCCGATCTGGCGGAGTTTAAGGTGCCGGTGCTGCTTTTTTCCGGGGGAGAACCCCTGATCCGCCCTGATTTTTTTGAGCTGGCCGCCTATGCCGCCGCCCAGGGGATCAGGCCCACCCTGTCCACCAACGGCACCCTGATTACCGCGGAAGCGGCCCGGAAGATCAAACAGATCGGGGTCGGATATGTAGGGATTTCCCTGGACGGCCTGCGGGAAGTCAACGACAAGTTCCGGGGGAAAGAAGGGGCCTTCGCGGCCGCCATGGAAGGGATTCAAAACTGCGTGGCCGCCGGGCAGCGGGTCGGCCTGCGCTTTACCATCAACCGGAATAATGTTCAGGAGCTGGACCGGATTTTCGATTTCATCGAAGCGGAGAAAATCGACCGGGCCTGTTTTTATCATTTGGTCTATTCCGGGCGGGGCCGGGGAATGGTGACGGACGATATCTCCCCGCAGGAATCCAGACAGGCGATGGATACCATTATCCGCAGGACAAGGGACTTTCAGCAAAGGGGCCTGAACAAGGAAATCCTGACGGTGGACAATCACAGTGACGGTGTCTACCTCTACCTGTCAGCGTTGAAAGAAAATCCGGAGCGGGCCGAGAGGATCAAAACCCTGATCGGACGAAGCGGCGGGAACCGTTCCGGGATCGCGTTCGGTGAGGTTGATCCTTATGGAGAGGTCCACCCGGATCAATTTACCCGCCATATTTCCTTGGGCAATGTGCGGGAGAAAAAGTTCGGGGAGATCTGGACGGATATGAGCCGGCCGCTCCTGGCCGCCCTGAAGGACCGCAAGCCTTTTTTGAAGGGGCGTTGTGCCCGCTGCCGTTTTCTGAGCCTCTGCAACGGAAATTTCAGAGCCCGGGCCGAAGCGGTGACCGGGGATTTTTGGGCCTCCGATCCCGCCTGTTACCTGACGGATGAAGAGGTCCTTCCAAACAGCGGCGCGGGGGAGGAAAATCTGATGGAGAAAGCAGGACTTGAACCATGA
- a CDS encoding catalase — protein MSFSDTFQENDQKKMKQMEAYRSDDDGQALTTDNALKLTSTDDSLKAGERGPTLLEDFHFREKITHFDHERIPERVVHARGFGAHGYFELYESMSEYTKADFLQVPGSKTPVFVRFSTVVGSRGSADTVRDVRGFATKFYTESGNYDIVGNNIPIFFIQDAIKFPDLIHAVKPEPNNEIPQATTAHDTFWDFVVNAPETAHMVMWAMSDRAIPKSFRMMEGFGVNTFRLINAQDKARFVKFHWKPLLGVHSLMRDEAQKLSGKDPDYHRRDIWDAIEQGNYPEYEFGVQMIEEDQEFDFDFDLLDPTKLWPEELIPVKIIGKMTLNKNVDNFFAETEQVAFCPANIVPGIDFSNDPLLQGRLFSYEDTQLTRLGGPNFREIPINRPVAPVHNNQRDGMHRMAIHPGPVSYFPNSLAQNSPSPVPEEEGGFAHYAQRIDGHAVRARSESFRDHFSQATLFWNSMSAAEKEHIVDAFHFEVGSVKDVNLKQRVVDMFASVAPELAVQIAAGIGAKPPAQAVPKSTQASSPALSQENTIKTARTRKVAILLESGFCTVSVRNMLAELKAAGAVGETVSSSLSEISGKDGTPLKPDKDLTTSGALLYDAVYVPGGSDHVNVLKQNHNARSFINEALHHAKTIGASDEGAELLQATDAAAFLPDLRDAQAAPQIFQGVVVVNGGSTLQPFCTAFVDQLAMHRHWSRAN, from the coding sequence ATGTCATTTTCAGACACTTTTCAGGAGAACGACCAGAAAAAAATGAAGCAAATGGAAGCGTACCGTTCGGATGACGACGGTCAGGCCCTCACCACGGATAACGCGCTTAAACTCACCAGCACTGACGATTCCTTAAAAGCGGGCGAACGCGGACCGACCCTGCTGGAGGATTTCCATTTCCGTGAGAAGATCACGCACTTTGATCACGAGCGGATCCCCGAGCGCGTCGTCCATGCCCGGGGGTTCGGCGCTCATGGGTATTTCGAGCTGTATGAGTCGATGTCAGAGTATACCAAGGCGGATTTCCTGCAGGTTCCGGGCTCAAAAACCCCGGTATTCGTGCGTTTCTCAACCGTTGTCGGCTCACGCGGGTCGGCAGACACCGTGCGCGATGTTCGCGGCTTCGCCACGAAATTTTATACAGAGAGCGGAAACTATGATATCGTCGGCAATAATATTCCGATTTTCTTTATCCAGGACGCCATAAAATTTCCCGATTTGATTCATGCGGTGAAGCCGGAGCCGAACAACGAAATTCCCCAGGCCACCACCGCGCATGACACGTTCTGGGACTTTGTCGTGAATGCGCCGGAAACGGCGCACATGGTCATGTGGGCCATGTCTGACCGGGCTATTCCCAAAAGCTTTCGTATGATGGAAGGCTTTGGCGTCAATACGTTCCGGTTGATCAATGCCCAGGATAAAGCCCGGTTTGTCAAATTTCATTGGAAGCCGCTGCTTGGCGTCCATTCCCTGATGAGGGATGAAGCGCAAAAGCTCTCGGGGAAAGATCCCGATTACCACCGCCGGGATATTTGGGACGCGATTGAGCAGGGCAATTATCCCGAGTATGAATTCGGCGTACAGATGATTGAAGAAGATCAGGAATTCGATTTTGATTTTGATCTTCTTGATCCCACCAAGCTATGGCCGGAAGAATTGATACCGGTGAAAATCATCGGGAAAATGACGCTGAACAAAAATGTGGATAATTTCTTTGCAGAGACGGAGCAGGTCGCTTTTTGCCCCGCCAATATTGTACCCGGAATTGACTTCAGCAATGATCCGCTGTTACAGGGGCGTTTGTTCTCTTATGAAGACACCCAGCTCACCCGTTTGGGCGGGCCGAACTTCCGCGAAATTCCCATCAACCGGCCGGTAGCGCCCGTGCACAACAATCAGCGCGACGGTATGCACCGCATGGCCATCCATCCGGGACCGGTCAGCTATTTTCCGAATTCGCTGGCGCAGAATTCCCCGTCCCCCGTTCCCGAGGAAGAAGGGGGCTTTGCGCATTACGCCCAGCGGATCGACGGGCATGCGGTCCGCGCCCGCAGTGAGAGCTTCCGCGATCACTTCAGTCAGGCCACGCTGTTCTGGAACAGCATGTCCGCGGCTGAAAAGGAGCATATTGTGGACGCCTTTCACTTTGAAGTGGGCAGCGTCAAAGACGTCAATCTCAAACAGCGGGTCGTGGATATGTTTGCCAGTGTTGCGCCCGAGCTGGCGGTCCAAATCGCGGCGGGGATCGGCGCCAAGCCGCCCGCACAGGCCGTGCCGAAGAGCACACAGGCATCCTCACCTGCACTGAGTCAGGAAAACACCATAAAAACGGCCAGAACCAGAAAGGTGGCGATCCTTTTGGAAAGCGGCTTCTGCACGGTATCTGTCCGGAATATGCTGGCTGAGCTTAAAGCGGCCGGAGCGGTCGGGGAAACGGTGAGCAGCAGCTTGAGTGAGATTTCCGGTAAAGACGGCACCCCGCTTAAACCGGACAAGGACCTGACCACATCGGGCGCTCTGCTTTACGACGCGGTGTATGTTCCGGGCGGCAGCGATCATGTCAATGTGTTAAAACAAAACCACAACGCGCGCAGCTTCATCAATGAAGCCCTCCATCATGCCAAAACAATAGGGGCATCGGACGAAGGAGCGGAATTGCTTCAAGCCACGGACGCGGCGGCTTTCCTGCCTGATCTTAGGGATGCGCAGGCCGCGCCGCAGATTTTTCAGGGAGTGGTGGTGGTCAACGGCGGTTCCACGCTTCAGCCGTTCTGCACAGCATTCGTCGACCAGCTGGCTATGCACCGGCATTGGTCCAGGGCCAATTGA
- the nirJ2 gene encoding putative heme d1 biosynthesis radical SAM protein NirJ2, translated as MIVSWNTTNACNMYCDHCYRDSGVRQEEELSTAEAETMLEQIARAGFKIMIFSGGEPLMRPDIVDLAAYARELGLRPVFGTNGTLLTAELAQKLKGAGAMGMGISLDSLDRAKHDQFRRYPGAWEEAVRGMRNCRQAGLPFQIHTTVMDWNSGELEALTDFAGKEGAVAHHIFFLVPAGRAVSLEEEALKAENYEDVLTRIMKKQQTVDIELKPTCAPQFTRIAKQLGVATRFSRGCLAGTSYCIISPQGQVQPCAYLNIPLGDVRTTPFDEIWRSHPVFEELRTLAYKGGCGACLYQKICGGCRARAAYYHEGDFMAEEPWCLYQGRRGGQ; from the coding sequence ATGATCGTATCCTGGAATACAACCAATGCCTGTAATATGTATTGCGACCACTGTTACCGGGACTCCGGCGTCCGGCAGGAAGAGGAATTAAGCACGGCCGAAGCCGAGACAATGCTGGAGCAGATCGCCCGGGCCGGGTTTAAAATTATGATTTTCAGCGGAGGGGAACCCTTGATGCGGCCGGATATCGTCGATTTGGCCGCCTATGCCAGAGAGCTGGGCCTGCGTCCGGTTTTCGGCACCAACGGGACTTTGCTCACGGCGGAGCTTGCCCAAAAGCTCAAAGGGGCCGGTGCTATGGGGATGGGCATTTCCCTCGATTCTTTGGACCGGGCAAAGCATGATCAATTTCGCCGTTATCCGGGAGCCTGGGAAGAGGCTGTCCGGGGGATGCGGAATTGCCGGCAGGCCGGGCTGCCATTTCAAATCCATACCACAGTCATGGACTGGAATTCAGGGGAGCTGGAGGCACTGACCGATTTTGCCGGAAAAGAAGGGGCCGTCGCGCATCATATTTTCTTCCTGGTCCCGGCCGGACGGGCCGTGTCCCTGGAAGAGGAAGCGCTGAAAGCGGAGAATTATGAGGATGTTCTGACCCGGATCATGAAAAAGCAGCAGACCGTGGACATCGAGCTGAAGCCGACCTGTGCCCCCCAGTTTACCCGGATCGCCAAACAGTTGGGGGTGGCGACCCGCTTCAGCCGCGGTTGTCTGGCCGGAACATCGTATTGCATCATCAGTCCCCAGGGACAAGTGCAGCCTTGCGCTTATCTCAATATCCCCTTGGGCGATGTGCGGACAACTCCTTTTGATGAGATCTGGCGCAGCCACCCCGTGTTTGAGGAGCTGCGCACTCTGGCCTATAAAGGCGGCTGCGGGGCCTGTCTTTATCAGAAAATCTGCGGCGGCTGCCGGGCCCGGGCCGCCTATTACCATGAAGGGGACTTTATGGCCGAGGAGCCCTGGTGCCTTTATCAGGGGCGCAGAGGGGGACAGTGA
- a CDS encoding AsnC family transcriptional regulator, whose product MDAVDRAILNMIQESFPADSRPYRTIGSKTGLSEGAAFQRIEQLKHREMIRRLGGIFDSAKLGYVSTLCAARAPEDKIPALAELMGGITEITHSYLRRHHYNLWFTIIACSRQRLEQILNEIKAVLGSEETYSLPAQRVFKVKVCLNFPGGEQTGESRAASIPFTAAAPDRETGEAPFSGLSVSEEEKALIRLLQGNLPSTPTPFAELAKALNSTEEEVLAQVDSFRRRGILRRLAAVLYHQKAGFTSNIMGVWRVPEVLVPETGRRMAASPQVSHCYQRPCLPELPYNLYTMIHGHSDQECREMMAALAEETGIRDYALLFSQTELKKSSMRYFLEEREGGTKSIIYENAMEDKDVKGKGTPVYLKTVRNKETNKIEKLVEMSGDEAWEKINSTDDRIIQMVRTPWDKN is encoded by the coding sequence ATGGATGCGGTTGATCGGGCGATCCTCAATATGATTCAGGAGTCCTTCCCGGCGGATTCCCGCCCCTACCGGACGATCGGAAGCAAAACCGGCCTGAGCGAAGGGGCGGCCTTCCAAAGGATCGAACAGTTAAAACACAGGGAAATGATTCGCCGCCTCGGCGGAATCTTTGATTCCGCGAAGCTGGGCTATGTCAGCACACTTTGCGCGGCCAGGGCGCCGGAGGATAAGATCCCGGCTTTGGCGGAGCTGATGGGCGGCATCACCGAAATTACGCACAGTTACCTGCGCCGGCACCATTACAACTTATGGTTTACGATCATCGCCTGTTCCCGCCAGAGACTGGAGCAAATCTTGAATGAAATCAAAGCGGTCCTGGGCAGTGAGGAAACGTACAGCCTCCCGGCCCAAAGAGTATTTAAAGTCAAGGTTTGTTTAAATTTCCCGGGCGGGGAGCAGACAGGGGAGAGCCGGGCCGCTAGCATCCCCTTTACTGCCGCCGCTCCGGATAGAGAGACGGGAGAGGCTCCGTTTTCCGGCCTGAGTGTCAGCGAAGAGGAGAAAGCCTTGATCAGACTGCTGCAGGGCAATCTGCCCAGTACGCCGACCCCTTTTGCCGAGCTGGCCAAAGCCTTGAACAGCACGGAAGAAGAAGTCCTGGCCCAGGTGGATTCTTTCCGGCGCCGGGGCATCTTGCGGCGGCTGGCGGCGGTGCTCTATCATCAAAAAGCGGGGTTCACCTCCAATATCATGGGAGTCTGGCGCGTACCGGAGGTGCTGGTGCCTGAGACAGGGCGCAGGATGGCTGCTTCCCCGCAGGTCAGTCACTGCTACCAGCGTCCCTGTCTGCCTGAGCTTCCCTATAATCTCTATACCATGATTCACGGTCATTCCGATCAAGAGTGCCGGGAGATGATGGCCGCCCTGGCGGAGGAGACCGGAATCAGAGATTATGCTCTGCTCTTCAGCCAGACCGAGCTCAAGAAGAGCAGCATGCGTTATTTCCTGGAAGAAAGGGAGGGCGGCACCAAGTCAATTATTTATGAGAATGCAATGGAAGATAAAGATGTCAAGGGTAAAGGAACACCCGTTTATCTTAAAACAGTAAGAAATAAAGAAACCAATAAAATTGAAAAATTGGTTGAAATGTCCGGGGATGAGGCATGGGAGAAAATAAACAGTACTGATGATAGGATTATTCAGATGGTACGAACTCCATGGGATAAAAATTAG
- a CDS encoding Tex family protein, translating to MENVVRILAREFNKSEEHVQNVIDLIDQGNTIPFIARYRKEMHGTMDDTVLRNLTDRLNYLRNLAARREEVKKAIEVQEKLTGELAAQIDTAQTLAEVEDIYRPYKQKRRTRATAAREKGLEPLATRLLEQNKDLPDIRELAAEYIDPEKGVESLDAALAGAADIIAETAADSPQIRGRLRELMMNKGYLHAAAEKDEDSVYSLYYTFRQPLSRLQGHQILAINRGEKEGYLKVSAEIDREWALEFVWKALVKPGSSASDFVRCAAEDGYDRLLFPSIKREVRGILTDTAAEGAIHNFALNLKPLFMQPPVKGHVTMGLDPGYRNGCKVAVVDGTGKVLDTAVVYPTYGERQKTEAIEALERLIRKHGVEHIAIGNGTASRETEQMTCELISRTPGVSYMIVNEAGASVYSASKLAAEEFPQYDVNLRSAVSIARRMQDPLAELVKIDPKAIGVGQYQHDMPQKRLDDTLTGVVEDCVNAVGVDVNTASPSLLQRVSGLNGTSAKNIVVYREENGTFISRRQLLKVPKLGPKAYEQCAGFLRIPESKSVLDNTGVHPESYPAAEKLLALCGYKLNDVAGGQISELPERVKGYGEAKAAEECAVGVPTLRDIVKELVKPGRDPRDELPAPLLRTDVIEMKDLTPGMMLTGTVRNVIDFGVFVDIGVHQDGLVHISEMADKFIRHPSEMVAVGDLVKVVVLAVETKKKRISLSMKQAQQ from the coding sequence ATGGAAAATGTGGTCAGGATACTGGCACGAGAATTCAATAAAAGTGAAGAACATGTTCAAAATGTCATAGACCTCATCGATCAGGGGAATACCATTCCATTTATTGCCCGCTACCGCAAGGAAATGCACGGAACAATGGATGACACCGTGCTGCGCAACCTGACGGACAGACTCAACTATCTGCGAAACCTCGCGGCACGCCGCGAAGAGGTCAAAAAGGCGATTGAAGTCCAGGAAAAACTCACGGGGGAACTTGCGGCCCAAATCGACACCGCGCAGACCCTCGCGGAGGTGGAGGATATCTACCGCCCATATAAGCAGAAGCGTCGTACCCGGGCCACCGCCGCCAGGGAAAAAGGACTTGAGCCGCTTGCGACGAGGCTGTTGGAGCAGAACAAGGATCTGCCCGATATCAGGGAGCTGGCCGCGGAGTATATCGATCCGGAAAAGGGCGTGGAAAGCCTTGACGCCGCGCTCGCGGGCGCGGCGGACATCATCGCGGAGACAGCGGCGGACAGCCCACAGATCAGGGGCCGCCTGCGGGAGCTGATGATGAACAAGGGATATCTCCACGCGGCTGCGGAAAAAGACGAGGACTCGGTATACAGCCTTTACTATACGTTTCGTCAGCCGCTTTCACGGCTGCAGGGGCATCAGATATTGGCGATAAACCGCGGCGAAAAAGAAGGGTACCTGAAAGTCTCGGCGGAGATCGACAGGGAATGGGCCCTGGAGTTTGTGTGGAAGGCACTTGTCAAGCCCGGGTCGAGCGCGTCGGATTTTGTTCGGTGCGCCGCGGAGGACGGATATGACCGTCTGCTCTTTCCGTCCATAAAACGGGAGGTGCGCGGTATCCTGACAGATACTGCAGCAGAGGGCGCGATACATAATTTCGCGCTCAATTTAAAACCACTGTTCATGCAGCCGCCTGTAAAAGGACATGTGACAATGGGACTCGATCCCGGGTACCGTAACGGATGCAAGGTCGCCGTGGTGGACGGGACGGGCAAGGTTCTGGATACTGCCGTAGTGTATCCAACTTATGGGGAGCGCCAGAAAACAGAAGCAATCGAGGCCCTGGAAAGGCTGATCAGGAAACACGGAGTAGAGCATATCGCCATCGGAAACGGCACAGCCTCCCGGGAGACGGAGCAGATGACCTGCGAGCTCATCTCCCGCACGCCGGGCGTAAGCTACATGATCGTCAACGAGGCGGGGGCCTCGGTATATTCCGCGTCCAAGCTTGCCGCTGAGGAATTTCCCCAGTACGATGTCAACCTGCGCTCGGCCGTATCTATTGCCCGCAGGATGCAGGACCCGCTGGCGGAGCTGGTAAAGATTGATCCCAAGGCCATCGGCGTCGGGCAGTATCAGCACGATATGCCGCAGAAAAGACTGGACGACACGCTTACCGGTGTGGTGGAGGACTGCGTCAACGCCGTAGGCGTCGATGTGAACACCGCCTCTCCTTCTCTGCTTCAGCGGGTTTCGGGGCTGAACGGCACGAGTGCGAAAAACATTGTTGTCTACCGCGAGGAAAACGGCACCTTCATTTCGCGCAGACAGCTTTTGAAGGTGCCAAAGCTCGGCCCGAAGGCTTACGAGCAATGCGCGGGCTTTTTGCGCATACCGGAGAGCAAATCCGTGCTGGATAATACGGGAGTCCACCCTGAAAGCTATCCCGCGGCGGAAAAGCTGCTTGCGCTGTGTGGATATAAGCTCAATGATGTGGCGGGCGGACAGATTTCCGAACTTCCGGAGCGGGTGAAAGGCTATGGCGAAGCCAAGGCCGCCGAGGAATGCGCGGTCGGCGTCCCGACACTCAGAGATATCGTCAAAGAGCTGGTGAAGCCCGGACGCGACCCGCGCGACGAGCTTCCCGCGCCGCTGCTGCGTACGGACGTCATCGAGATGAAGGATCTGACGCCCGGCATGATGCTGACCGGCACGGTGCGCAATGTCATTGATTTCGGAGTATTTGTCGATATCGGCGTGCATCAGGACGGTCTTGTTCACATCTCGGAGATGGCGGACAAATTCATCCGCCATCCCTCGGAAATGGTAGCTGTGGGGGATCTGGTAAAAGTCGTCGTACTGGCTGTGGAGACGAAGAAGAAGCGTATATCCCTCTCAATGAAGCAGGCACAACAGTAA